Proteins encoded together in one Parafrankia discariae window:
- a CDS encoding sensor histidine kinase, producing the protein MPLRVRLTLLFVLGTALVLAAAGVLFYALLRTNLRDSVDANLSTRMAVLVAQVPAAADPAGQLRAYGAGPAQLLRPDGSVAASNDSAGPGPLLGPGQVATALARPEWFTSGRLPEPGDDDDTEEARVLAVPVRTGAREEVLLVATSTDLTDSAEDRIRNIMVGATAPMVALAGLAAWLLSGAALRPVDRMRRQTAAISESDSSAELDVPATRDEIAALAATMNNLLRRLHAARARDRAFVADAGHELRTPLTNLKAELELAGRPARTRDELVDAVAGAAEETERLIRLAESLLALARMDSGITAPRRLDVADLLERATRAATGHAGTRHVHLRLDAAPGLTVDADPDMLRQAVDNLVANAIRHAPPGSTVDVRAGPGAAGPGAAGRTVVVRVRDRGPGFPTDFLPRAFERFSRADAARTRDHDATGTGLGLAIAAAVAQAHQGTTAAANNPDGGAVVTLTLPAAGGPDQAAPGGRQNHGMPALDPGADPRDRP; encoded by the coding sequence GTGCCGCTGCGGGTGCGACTGACGCTGCTGTTCGTCCTGGGCACCGCCCTCGTGCTCGCCGCGGCCGGTGTCCTGTTCTACGCGCTGCTGCGCACCAACCTGCGGGACTCCGTGGACGCGAACCTGAGCACCCGGATGGCCGTGCTCGTCGCGCAGGTCCCCGCCGCGGCGGACCCGGCCGGGCAGCTGCGGGCCTACGGCGCCGGGCCCGCCCAGCTGCTGCGGCCCGACGGCTCCGTCGCCGCCTCGAACGACAGCGCGGGTCCCGGCCCGCTGCTCGGGCCCGGGCAGGTGGCCACCGCGCTCGCCCGCCCGGAGTGGTTCACCTCCGGGCGGCTGCCGGAGCCCGGCGACGACGACGACACGGAGGAGGCCCGCGTGCTGGCCGTCCCGGTACGGACCGGGGCGCGGGAGGAGGTCCTGCTCGTCGCGACCAGCACCGACCTGACCGACTCGGCCGAGGACCGCATCCGCAACATCATGGTCGGCGCGACGGCGCCAATGGTCGCGCTCGCCGGGCTCGCGGCCTGGCTGCTCTCGGGCGCGGCCCTGCGCCCGGTCGACCGGATGCGCCGCCAGACCGCCGCCATCAGCGAGTCGGACAGCTCCGCCGAGCTGGACGTGCCCGCGACCCGCGACGAGATCGCCGCGCTGGCCGCCACGATGAACAACCTGCTGCGCCGGCTGCACGCCGCCCGCGCCCGCGACCGGGCGTTCGTCGCCGACGCCGGGCACGAGCTGCGGACCCCGCTCACCAACCTCAAAGCCGAGCTCGAGCTCGCCGGGCGCCCGGCGCGCACCCGCGACGAGCTGGTCGACGCGGTCGCGGGCGCGGCGGAGGAGACCGAGCGGCTGATCCGGCTCGCCGAGTCGCTGCTCGCGCTCGCCCGGATGGACAGCGGCATCACCGCCCCGCGACGGCTCGACGTCGCGGACCTGCTCGAGCGGGCCACCCGCGCCGCGACCGGCCATGCCGGGACCAGGCATGTCCACCTGCGCCTGGACGCCGCCCCGGGCCTCACCGTGGACGCGGACCCCGACATGCTCCGCCAGGCGGTCGACAACCTGGTGGCCAACGCGATCCGCCACGCGCCGCCCGGCAGCACCGTCGACGTGCGGGCCGGGCCGGGCGCGGCCGGGCCCGGCGCGGCCGGGAGGACCGTCGTCGTGCGGGTACGTGACCGCGGCCCGGGATTCCCCACGGACTTCCTGCCACGCGCCTTCGAGCGGTTCAGCCGCGCCGACGCCGCGCGCACCCGCGACCACGACGCCACCGGTACGGGGCTCGGGCTCGCCATCGCCGCCGCGGTGGCCCAGGCCCACCAGGGGACCACGGCCGCCGCCAACAACCCTGACGGTGGCGCCGTCGTCACCCTCACCCTGCCCGCCGCGGGCGGCCCTGACCAGGCGGCCCCGGGCGGACGGCAAAATCATGGGATGCCCGCCCTCGACCCCGGAGCCGACCCGAGGGACAGACCGTGA
- a CDS encoding glycosyltransferase family 4 protein: MIARQREPLPTVHDLPRVLVVADKFPPTIGGIQTFACRLTAGLPPDRAVVLAPAQPGDAEFDGTLGFPVIRTEHGMITSPRGRRALRAAVREHGCEVAWFPTAAPLGVLAPALREAGVERVVASSHGHEVAWSRLPLGRQLVSTVGARVDVLTYLTEFTRRRLAAITPSGTRLARLTGGVDTERFQPGAGGDEIRRGLGWSDEPVVICVARLVTRKGQDTLIRGWHDVRRRHPHARLLLVGGGPAEDRLRRLAARSGVADGVHFAGPVPDEILPAYLDAADVFAMPSRTRLFGLDLEGLGLSALEGAASGLPVITGAQGGAPDVVIPGRTGVAVDGHDRTAVAAAVVDLLDDPQRRARMGAAGRAWMRAAWGWDTLSGRLADILGGQTIDGPATDRPGTDAPGAVAWAGAPAAVGDDRVGVTVPERGDGR, from the coding sequence GTGATCGCCCGGCAGCGGGAGCCGCTGCCCACCGTCCACGACCTGCCGCGCGTGCTGGTGGTGGCGGACAAGTTCCCCCCGACGATCGGTGGGATCCAGACGTTCGCCTGCCGGCTCACCGCCGGTCTGCCCCCGGACCGGGCCGTCGTCCTCGCCCCGGCCCAGCCCGGTGACGCCGAGTTCGACGGCACCCTCGGCTTTCCCGTGATCCGCACCGAACACGGCATGATCACCTCACCGCGGGGCCGGCGGGCACTGCGGGCCGCCGTGCGGGAGCACGGATGCGAGGTGGCGTGGTTCCCGACCGCGGCCCCGCTCGGCGTGCTCGCGCCCGCGCTGCGGGAGGCCGGGGTCGAACGGGTGGTGGCCTCCAGCCACGGGCACGAGGTCGCCTGGTCCCGGCTGCCGCTCGGGCGGCAGCTCGTCAGCACCGTCGGCGCCCGGGTCGACGTGCTCACCTACCTCACCGAGTTCACCCGCCGCCGGCTCGCGGCGATCACCCCGTCGGGGACCCGGCTGGCCCGGCTCACCGGCGGCGTCGACACCGAACGGTTCCAGCCGGGCGCCGGCGGGGACGAGATCCGCCGCGGGCTGGGCTGGTCGGACGAGCCGGTCGTGATCTGCGTGGCCCGCCTGGTCACCCGCAAGGGCCAGGACACGCTCATCCGGGGCTGGCACGACGTCCGGCGCCGGCACCCGCACGCGCGGCTGCTGCTGGTCGGCGGCGGGCCCGCCGAGGACCGCCTGCGCCGCCTCGCCGCGCGGTCCGGGGTGGCCGACGGCGTGCACTTCGCCGGTCCCGTGCCCGACGAGATCCTCCCCGCCTACCTGGACGCGGCGGACGTCTTCGCGATGCCGTCACGCACCCGGCTGTTCGGGCTCGACCTGGAGGGCCTCGGGCTCTCCGCGCTCGAGGGGGCGGCCAGCGGCCTGCCGGTCATCACCGGTGCCCAGGGCGGGGCACCGGACGTCGTCATCCCCGGCCGGACCGGCGTGGCCGTCGACGGGCACGACCGCACGGCGGTGGCCGCCGCGGTCGTCGACCTGCTCGACGACCCGCAACGGCGAGCGCGGATGGGTGCGGCCGGCCGTGCCTGGATGCGGGCGGCGTGGGGCTGGGACACGCTCAGCGGGCGCCTCGCCGACATCCTCGGCGGGCAGACCATCGACGGGCCCGCCACCGACAGGCCGGGTACCGACGCGCCGGGCGCCGTGGCCTGGGCCGGGGCGCCCGCCGCGGTGGGCGACGACCGGGTCGGCGTGACGGTGCCGGAGCGCGGCGATGGTCGTTGA
- a CDS encoding lysylphosphatidylglycerol synthase transmembrane domain-containing protein → MVVEAPAEAVGPEPASGRRPAAGTASHRWRTALACVVPLLAVLWLLHGWSTVTASVDHLANARPGWLAVAVLAALPTWIAGAASLQGAVARRLPVGPMLAVQVAGSVANHVLPAGFGVGAVKLRFLNRHGVPLREAVAAVGLDATAGVITHVAVLVVLLSGGFAHLGGPPGGLLATVAAALVGLLAVGWALPPVRRAARRGRAHVTAQARMLAEILREPSRAMLLWGGSAAIPLLHAATLLFVVRALHLPLGAGAVFAIYYLASSASALIPSPGGFGSLDAALTAAIVAAGQSPTSALAAVLGYRLITVWIPLAPSACVMAALVRRGHL, encoded by the coding sequence ATGGTCGTTGAGGCGCCGGCCGAGGCCGTCGGGCCGGAGCCCGCGAGCGGCCGGCGGCCGGCCGCGGGGACGGCGAGCCACCGCTGGCGGACGGCCCTGGCCTGCGTCGTCCCGCTGCTCGCGGTGCTCTGGCTGCTGCACGGCTGGTCGACGGTCACGGCGAGCGTCGACCACCTGGCGAACGCGCGCCCGGGCTGGCTCGCCGTCGCGGTGCTCGCCGCCCTGCCGACCTGGATCGCGGGAGCCGCCAGCCTGCAGGGGGCCGTGGCCCGGCGGTTGCCCGTCGGGCCGATGCTGGCCGTGCAGGTGGCGGGAAGCGTCGCCAACCATGTGCTGCCCGCCGGTTTCGGGGTCGGGGCCGTGAAGCTCCGTTTCCTCAACCGGCACGGTGTCCCGCTGCGCGAGGCGGTGGCCGCGGTCGGACTCGACGCCACCGCCGGGGTGATCACGCATGTGGCGGTCCTCGTCGTGCTGCTCTCGGGCGGGTTCGCGCACCTGGGCGGGCCACCGGGCGGACTGCTCGCCACGGTGGCCGCGGCGCTGGTCGGGCTGCTCGCGGTCGGCTGGGCGCTGCCACCGGTCCGACGGGCGGCCCGGCGCGGCCGGGCGCACGTGACGGCCCAGGCCCGGATGCTGGCGGAGATCCTGCGGGAGCCGAGCCGGGCGATGCTGCTGTGGGGCGGCTCCGCCGCGATCCCGCTGCTGCACGCGGCGACCCTGCTGTTCGTGGTGCGGGCGCTGCACCTCCCACTGGGTGCCGGCGCGGTGTTCGCCATCTACTACCTGGCCAGCAGCGCGTCCGCGCTCATCCCGTCACCGGGTGGCTTCGGCTCGCTGGACGCCGCGCTGACCGCGGCGATCGTCGCGGCGGGGCAGTCCCCCACCTCGGCCCTCGCCGCCGTCCTCGGGTACCGCCTGATCACGGTGTGGATCCCGCTCGCGCCCTCGGCCTGCGTCATGGCGGCGCTGGTCCGCCGCGGCCACCTCTGA
- a CDS encoding LysR family transcriptional regulator yields METRELRYFVAVAEELHFGRAAQRLGISQPPLSRAIRQLERRLGVVLLDRTSRTVTLTEAGAVLLVEGRAALDAVDAAARRSQRAALGVTGQPGLVLVTKAGASSELLSKLLDAYAAEPGAVPVDVVLCGVAEQGRLLRDGRADVALLHRPFDATTGFDTEELSTEGQVVVLPAGHPLVGRAQLRMADVTALPGLPLPRWPRPDGTYPDGPGPQARDSAQLFQLIALGRASAVLPESCRVHLRRDLATVAVPDAPLVTTVIAWPPHSRSRALAGLIQVATRL; encoded by the coding sequence ATGGAGACGCGCGAGCTGCGGTACTTCGTCGCCGTCGCCGAGGAGCTGCACTTCGGGCGGGCCGCCCAGCGCCTCGGGATCTCGCAGCCGCCGCTGTCGAGAGCCATCCGGCAGCTCGAACGGCGGCTCGGGGTGGTCCTGCTGGACCGCACCAGCCGCACGGTCACGCTGACCGAAGCCGGAGCGGTGCTGCTGGTCGAGGGTCGGGCGGCCCTCGACGCGGTCGACGCCGCGGCCCGCCGCAGCCAGCGCGCCGCCCTCGGCGTGACCGGCCAGCCCGGCCTGGTCCTCGTCACGAAGGCCGGAGCGTCCAGCGAACTGCTTTCCAAACTGCTCGACGCCTACGCGGCCGAACCCGGCGCGGTCCCGGTCGACGTCGTCCTGTGCGGGGTCGCAGAGCAGGGCCGGCTGCTGCGCGACGGTCGGGCCGACGTCGCGCTGCTGCACCGGCCCTTCGACGCCACGACCGGGTTCGACACCGAGGAGCTGAGTACCGAGGGGCAGGTCGTGGTGCTGCCGGCAGGCCATCCCCTCGTCGGCCGGGCCCAGCTGCGGATGGCCGACGTCACCGCGCTGCCCGGCCTGCCACTGCCACGCTGGCCCCGACCCGACGGCACCTACCCGGACGGTCCCGGCCCGCAGGCCCGGGACTCCGCGCAGCTGTTCCAGCTGATCGCGCTCGGCCGCGCCTCGGCGGTCCTGCCGGAGTCGTGCCGCGTCCACCTGCGCCGCGACCTCGCCACCGTCGCGGTGCCGGACGCGCCCCTGGTGACGACGGTGATCGCCTGGCCGCCGCACAGCCGCTCCCGGGCCCTCGCCGGGCTGATCCAGGTCGCCACCCGCCTCTAG